The following proteins come from a genomic window of Alnus glutinosa chromosome 10, dhAlnGlut1.1, whole genome shotgun sequence:
- the LOC133879182 gene encoding LOW QUALITY PROTEIN: uncharacterized protein LOC133879182 (The sequence of the model RefSeq protein was modified relative to this genomic sequence to represent the inferred CDS: substituted 2 bases at 2 genomic stop codons) — MASSDSIISIGKEAEWRTLSLTLFPLRSGWNAVSTGSQETAQVKSQEDLRKIIKENEVKIRHCYSEDCRLNSKDFVKMILLDAIFIIELFLSIDENDENDYIVKKPWLEIGLKFIPAKERRLLDITFSGNDCLKHCPWFNLSWLLACLPCLKCFPHLERMQCILEIPPLKIFDSTEFLLXNLMALEXCHYPLKAYICNYVLLLDQLIDTEKYVDLLVEKKVDIANNIGSNAAATTLINRLCLEIVVDGSCYSSLRREITSYLDNPWNNTMGTMKSVYFRDFWRGSGTVVGLIVLGFTFWGFLRPYFMKV; from the exons ATGGCGTCTAGTGATTCCATAATTTCCATTGGAAAAGAAGCTGAATGGAGGACTTTGTCATTAACATTATTCCCCCTGCGGAGTGGCTGGAATGCTGTATCTACAGGTTCCCAAGAGACTGCGCAAG TGAAGAGCCAGGAGGATCTTCGAAAGattattaaagaaaatgaagtaaaaatCCGTCATTGCTATTCCGAAGACTGTAGGCTCAACAGTAAggattttgtgaaaatgattctATTGGATGCCATCTTTATAATTGAGCTCTTCTTGAGCATTGATGAAAATGACGAAAATGATTACATAGTAAAGAAACCCTGGTTGGAAATTG GATTGAAATTCATACCAGCTAAGGAGAGACGCTTACTTGACATAACATTCTCCGGGAATGATTGCTTGAAACACTGTCCATGGTTCAATTTGTCATGGCTCTTGGCTTGCTTACCATGCTTGAAATGCTTTCCACACTTGGAGCGTATGCAATGTATCTTGGAAATTCCACCCCTTAAGATTTTTGACAGTACtgaatttcttctttgaaaccTCATGGCCCTCGAGTAGTGTCATTATCCACTTAAAGCTTACATTTGCAATTATGTTTTGCTTTTGGACCAACTTATCGACACTGAAAAATATGTGGATTTGCTAGTTGAGAAAAAGGTCGACATTGCTAACAATATCGGTAGCAACGCTGCTGCGACAACTTTAATTAACAGACTTTGTCTTGAGATTGTGGTAGATGGATCCTGTTACTCTTCTCTACGTCGAGAGATTACAAGCTACCTTGATAACCCTTGGAACAACACCATGGGAACCATGAAAAGCGTGTATTTTCGTGATTTTTGGAGAGGCAGCGGAACTGTGGTTGGACTAATTGTCCTGGGTTTCACTTTCTGGGGTTTCCTTAGGCCTTATTTCATGAAGGTTTGA